Proteins from a genomic interval of bacterium:
- a CDS encoding divalent-cation tolerance protein CutA, protein MSAIVVITTVGTEEEANSLAGELVGRRHAACVNVIPIRRSVYRWQGKLCEDSEFMLLIKSVEDEYPAIEAAIQELHSYELPEILRFAVQGGEERFLAWLAESVQKNPTLAQGSDS, encoded by the coding sequence TTGAGCGCCATCGTCGTCATCACAACCGTTGGAACCGAAGAGGAAGCCAACAGCCTCGCCGGGGAGCTGGTGGGTCGCCGGCACGCTGCCTGTGTCAACGTTATTCCGATTCGCCGGTCCGTCTACCGGTGGCAAGGCAAGCTCTGCGAAGACAGCGAGTTCATGCTTCTCATCAAGAGCGTCGAAGACGAGTATCCGGCGATCGAAGCCGCGATTCAGGAGCTCCACAGCTACGAGCTGCCGGAGATTCTGCGTTTTGCGGTTCAGGGAGGCGAGGAGAGGTTCCTGGCGTGGCTGGCCGAGTCGGTTCAGAAGAACCCGACCTTGGCCCAGGGCTCGGACTCCTAG
- a CDS encoding helix-hairpin-helix domain-containing protein has product MGDLKNRLFVGLLILAALALATGSMAAAAEGKVNINQAGVEELSLLPRVGEVVAGRIVEFRSANGAFEATEDLMLVKGIGERTFELIEPHISLSGETTLTEKVSAPRKPKDEGEE; this is encoded by the coding sequence ATGGGTGACCTCAAGAACAGACTTTTCGTTGGACTCTTGATCCTGGCCGCGCTCGCGCTGGCCACCGGAAGCATGGCCGCGGCCGCCGAGGGCAAGGTCAACATCAACCAGGCCGGCGTCGAAGAGTTGTCTCTTCTGCCCCGAGTCGGCGAAGTGGTCGCCGGTCGCATCGTCGAGTTTCGTTCGGCCAACGGCGCCTTCGAGGCGACCGAGGACCTGATGCTCGTCAAAGGGATCGGCGAACGCACGTTCGAGCTCATCGAGCCACACATCAGCTTGTCGGGCGAGACGACCCTGACCGAGAAGGTTAGCGCGCCGCGCAAGCCCAAGGACGAGGGCGAGGAGTAG